A stretch of Corallococcus macrosporus DNA encodes these proteins:
- a CDS encoding NAD-dependent epimerase/dehydratase family protein, translating to MKLSRRGVIQAAAALGAVQVLGCASSPKAGPADASKGGDDAGPGKPLNILILGGTRFLGPALVQAAQARGHTLTLFNRGKSNPGLFPDVEKLQGDRDPNKGEGLKALAGRKWDAVIDTSGYVPRIVKASAELLAPNVGQYVFISSVSVYKEMTKKDLNESDAVGTLPDETKEEVSETSYGPLKALCEKAAEAALPGRTLNIRPGLIVGPDDGSDRFTYWPLRVAKGGEVLAPGDGEDPVQIIDARDLAAFIIRNVERRTAGIFNVTGPLKPMNMKGMLEDIQKATGSDARFTWVDTAFLDQQKVTAFADMPAWVPRTGPESGIGAVSITRATQAGLTTRPLADTVRDTLTWFHGLPPERQEKLRSGLSAEREKEVLAAWHQAKGTAKAG from the coding sequence ATGAAGCTGTCCCGAAGAGGCGTGATTCAAGCAGCGGCCGCGTTGGGCGCGGTCCAGGTGTTGGGCTGTGCATCGTCCCCCAAGGCGGGCCCGGCCGACGCGAGCAAGGGCGGGGATGACGCTGGTCCGGGCAAGCCCCTGAACATCCTCATCCTGGGTGGCACCCGGTTCCTGGGCCCCGCGCTGGTGCAGGCGGCGCAGGCGCGCGGCCACACGCTCACGCTCTTCAACCGCGGCAAGTCCAACCCGGGCCTCTTCCCGGACGTGGAGAAGCTCCAGGGCGACCGCGACCCCAACAAGGGTGAAGGCCTGAAGGCGCTGGCGGGCCGCAAGTGGGACGCGGTCATCGACACGTCCGGCTACGTGCCGCGCATCGTGAAGGCGTCCGCGGAGCTGCTCGCGCCCAACGTGGGGCAGTACGTCTTCATCTCCAGCGTGTCCGTCTACAAGGAGATGACGAAGAAGGACCTCAACGAGTCCGACGCCGTGGGCACCCTCCCGGACGAGACGAAGGAGGAGGTCAGCGAGACGAGCTACGGCCCGCTCAAGGCGCTCTGCGAGAAGGCGGCCGAGGCCGCGCTGCCCGGCCGCACGCTCAACATCCGCCCCGGCCTCATCGTGGGCCCGGATGACGGCTCCGACCGCTTCACCTACTGGCCGCTGCGCGTGGCGAAGGGCGGCGAGGTGCTGGCCCCCGGCGACGGCGAGGACCCGGTGCAGATCATCGACGCGCGCGACCTGGCCGCGTTCATCATCCGCAACGTGGAGCGCCGCACCGCGGGCATCTTCAACGTCACCGGCCCGCTGAAGCCCATGAACATGAAGGGCATGCTGGAGGACATCCAGAAGGCCACCGGCAGCGACGCGCGCTTCACCTGGGTGGACACGGCCTTCCTGGACCAGCAGAAGGTGACGGCCTTCGCGGACATGCCCGCGTGGGTGCCGCGCACCGGCCCGGAGAGCGGCATCGGCGCGGTGAGCATCACCCGCGCCACGCAGGCGGGGCTCACCACCCGCCCGCTGGCGGACACCGTGCGTGACACGCTGACCTGGTTCCACGGCCTGCCGCCGGAGCGCCAGGAGAAGCTGCGCTCGGGCCTGTCCGCGGAGCGGGAGAAGGAAGTGCTCGCCGCCTGGCACCAGGCGAAGGGCACGGCCAAGGCGGGCTGA
- a CDS encoding NTP/NDP exchange transporter, with protein MLKRFVDVRDEEVGAVLGAFVYFFTLMCGYAILRPIRNEMGTAGDVKHLPWLFSVTFGVMLLAVPAFSALVARYPRRVVVPRVYRFFLFNLLAFFALLKWGVAKEGVARAFFVWLSVYNLFVVSIFWSFMADVFASDQGKRLFGFIAAGGTTGMIVGPFLVGRLAEPVGPVNLILVSAVMLEVSAQCVRRLGHWARDVQHQPATREGPVGGGMLAGLRLLVTSPFLLALGMQVLLYAATSTFLYYQEVQLVASLAKDAAARTAAFADIDFWVQVLTLGIQTLVTGRVISRLGLGVAMAVAPVLTLIGFGVLAFAPVLAVLIGVKSLRGASHYALERPSREILFTTVDREARYKSKSFIDTVVYRGSDTLSAWLQGGLTALGLGMTGLSLAAVPVAALWLAVALYLARQQKTRAAESIPQTQTTLPGGTTA; from the coding sequence ATGCTCAAGCGCTTCGTGGACGTCCGTGACGAGGAGGTGGGGGCGGTCCTCGGGGCGTTCGTCTACTTCTTCACGCTGATGTGCGGCTACGCCATCCTGCGGCCCATCCGCAACGAGATGGGCACCGCGGGGGACGTGAAGCACCTGCCCTGGCTCTTCAGCGTCACGTTCGGGGTGATGCTGCTGGCGGTGCCGGCCTTCTCCGCGCTGGTGGCGCGCTACCCCCGGCGGGTGGTGGTGCCGCGCGTCTACCGCTTCTTCCTCTTCAACCTGCTGGCCTTCTTCGCGCTGCTCAAGTGGGGCGTGGCGAAGGAGGGCGTGGCGCGCGCCTTCTTCGTCTGGCTGAGCGTCTACAACCTGTTCGTCGTCTCCATCTTCTGGAGCTTCATGGCGGACGTGTTCGCCAGCGACCAGGGCAAGCGCCTCTTCGGCTTCATCGCCGCGGGCGGCACCACGGGGATGATTGTCGGCCCGTTCCTGGTGGGCCGGCTGGCGGAGCCGGTGGGGCCGGTGAACCTCATCCTCGTGTCCGCGGTGATGCTGGAGGTGAGCGCGCAGTGCGTGCGCCGCCTGGGCCACTGGGCGCGGGACGTGCAGCACCAGCCCGCCACGCGCGAGGGGCCGGTGGGCGGCGGGATGCTCGCGGGCTTGCGGCTCTTGGTGACGTCGCCGTTCCTGCTCGCGCTGGGGATGCAGGTGCTGCTGTACGCGGCGACCTCCACGTTCCTGTACTACCAGGAGGTGCAGTTGGTCGCTTCCCTGGCGAAGGACGCGGCGGCGCGCACGGCGGCGTTCGCGGACATCGACTTCTGGGTGCAGGTGCTGACGCTGGGCATCCAGACGCTGGTCACGGGGCGCGTCATCTCCCGGCTGGGATTGGGCGTGGCCATGGCGGTGGCGCCGGTGCTGACGTTGATAGGGTTTGGGGTGCTCGCGTTCGCGCCGGTGTTGGCGGTGCTCATCGGCGTGAAGTCGCTGAGGGGCGCGAGCCACTACGCGCTGGAGCGCCCGTCGCGCGAAATCCTGTTCACCACGGTGGACCGCGAGGCCCGCTACAAGTCCAAGAGCTTCATCGACACGGTGGTGTACCGCGGCAGCGACACGCTGAGCGCGTGGCTGCAGGGCGGACTCACGGCGCTGGGCCTGGGCATGACGGGCCTGTCGCTGGCGGCCGTGCCCGTGGCCGCGCTGTGGCTGGCGGTGGCCCTGTACCTGGCGCGCCAGCAGAAGACGCGCGCCGCTGAAAGCATTCCGCAGACGCAGACGACCCTTCCCGGAGGAACCACGGCATGA
- a CDS encoding pyridoxal phosphate-dependent aminotransferase: protein MALDLTSLPRPSRDDTTVSSMARGLVGSEILRIAAEIRELVAKGNKVCNLTVGDFSPKEFPIPDGLRDQIGAALQAGETNYPPSDGVLDLRQAVQRFYERSLGLKYPLEGITIAGGARPVIYAIFRAVLDPGDVVIYPVPSWNNNHYAHMLGAKSVVVTTDAAAGFMPTLAQLEPHLSTARLLCLCSPLNPTGTMLDPEALRAICQRIVEENRAREGRGQKPLILMYDHIYWVLNFGKKHVTPVALVPEMAPYTVFVDGISKAFASTGVRVGWGVGAPTLISRMRDVLGHVGAWAPKAEQVATARYLDDTQATESFLTTMRQRVEVRLDALYKGFQRMKDAGLPVDAIAPQGAIYLTVRFDVVGRDGLTTNDAIRKRLLEKARFAVVPFQAFGLAADTGWFRLSVGATSVAEIEEALPRVEATVREILAAK from the coding sequence ATGGCCCTCGACCTGACCTCCCTCCCGCGTCCCTCCCGCGACGACACCACCGTGAGCTCCATGGCGCGTGGGCTCGTGGGCAGCGAAATCCTCCGCATCGCGGCGGAGATCCGCGAGCTCGTGGCCAAGGGCAACAAGGTGTGCAACCTCACCGTGGGGGACTTCAGCCCGAAGGAGTTCCCCATCCCGGACGGCCTGCGCGACCAGATTGGCGCCGCGCTCCAGGCCGGTGAGACGAACTACCCGCCGTCCGACGGCGTGCTGGACCTGCGCCAGGCCGTGCAGCGCTTCTACGAGCGCTCCCTGGGGCTGAAGTACCCGCTGGAGGGCATCACCATCGCGGGCGGCGCGCGCCCCGTCATCTACGCCATCTTCCGCGCGGTGCTCGACCCGGGGGACGTCGTCATCTACCCGGTGCCGTCGTGGAACAACAACCACTACGCCCACATGCTGGGCGCGAAGAGCGTCGTGGTGACGACGGACGCGGCCGCGGGCTTCATGCCCACGCTGGCGCAGCTGGAGCCGCACCTGTCCACCGCGCGCCTGTTGTGCCTGTGCAGCCCGCTCAACCCCACCGGCACCATGCTGGACCCGGAGGCCCTGCGCGCCATCTGCCAGCGCATCGTGGAGGAGAACCGCGCGCGCGAGGGCCGCGGCCAGAAGCCCCTCATCCTGATGTACGACCACATCTACTGGGTGCTCAACTTCGGCAAGAAGCACGTCACCCCGGTGGCGCTGGTGCCGGAGATGGCGCCGTACACCGTGTTCGTGGACGGCATCAGCAAGGCCTTCGCCTCCACCGGCGTGCGCGTGGGCTGGGGCGTGGGCGCGCCCACCCTCATCTCCCGCATGCGCGACGTGCTGGGCCACGTGGGCGCCTGGGCCCCCAAGGCCGAACAGGTCGCCACCGCCCGCTACCTGGACGACACCCAGGCCACCGAGTCCTTCCTGACGACCATGCGCCAGCGCGTGGAGGTGCGCCTGGACGCCCTCTACAAGGGCTTCCAGCGTATGAAGGACGCGGGCCTGCCGGTGGATGCCATCGCGCCGCAGGGCGCCATCTACCTCACCGTGCGCTTCGACGTGGTGGGCAGGGACGGGCTCACCACCAATGACGCCATCCGCAAGCGCCTCCTGGAGAAGGCCCGCTTCGCGGTGGTGCCCTTCCAGGCGTTCGGCCTGGCGGCGGACACCGGCTGGTTCCGCCTCTCCGTGGGCGCGACCTCGGTGGCTGAAATCGAGGAGGCCCTGCCCCGTGTAGAGGCCACCGTGCGGGAAATCCTCGCGGCCAAATAG
- a CDS encoding AMIN-like domain-containing (lipo)protein, giving the protein MHLRQGLCALGVVCGLLGLGCQKQEPQTVPMDVPAVPPPSNTVPREGPAATAPVVHQVLDVKAAGPTDAGRPAATADVAAEAAWTTAAVERPRGEPPSITLRSVRTGTHPDYDRTVFEFEGPRLPGYHLGYVKTPVQRCGSGDDVTPPGQAALEVRFTLARAHDDQGQATVAQRTLKPALPSVLELERLCDFEGEVTWVLGTARRAPFRVLELTNPTRLVLDVQH; this is encoded by the coding sequence ATGCACCTGCGACAGGGGCTGTGCGCGTTGGGAGTGGTTTGTGGACTGCTGGGCCTGGGCTGCCAGAAGCAGGAGCCCCAGACCGTCCCCATGGACGTGCCGGCCGTCCCCCCGCCCTCCAACACCGTGCCCCGGGAGGGCCCGGCGGCCACCGCCCCGGTGGTGCACCAGGTGCTGGACGTGAAGGCGGCCGGCCCCACGGACGCGGGCAGGCCGGCGGCCACGGCGGACGTGGCGGCGGAGGCGGCGTGGACGACGGCGGCGGTGGAGCGGCCGCGCGGCGAGCCGCCCTCCATCACGCTGCGCTCGGTGCGCACGGGGACGCACCCGGACTACGACCGCACGGTGTTCGAGTTCGAAGGGCCGCGCCTGCCGGGCTACCACCTGGGCTACGTGAAGACGCCGGTGCAGCGCTGCGGCTCGGGCGACGACGTGACGCCCCCGGGACAGGCGGCGCTGGAGGTGCGCTTCACGCTGGCTCGGGCGCATGACGACCAGGGGCAGGCCACGGTGGCGCAGCGCACGCTCAAGCCCGCGCTGCCGTCGGTGCTGGAGCTGGAGCGGCTGTGCGACTTCGAGGGCGAGGTGACGTGGGTGCTGGGCACCGCGCGCCGCGCGCCGTTCCGCGTGCTGGAGCTGACGAACCCCACGCGCCTCGTGCTGGACGTCCAGCACTGA
- a CDS encoding helix-turn-helix domain-containing protein: protein MADLGKVDLTTARLLASGDGWRVREIVCRSGPKDPVFEEQHTGVSISAVLSGSFTYRSRNGRVLLTPGSLLLGERHASFCCGHEHGVGDRCVAFHFEPELIEEVARGLPGVKRTDFPVHRLPPLQRLAPLLADVQALAEQPGSRGAEELVLRMAGAALSGVHEGRARPVTSQDERRMGNAVRWMEAHLEEPLSLALLAEEVGMGRHHFLRTFRKVVGESPYSYILGRRLTLAAERLRTGPERIADIAFACGFGDLSEFVRRFRARFGVTPSAYRVRARPGSDRTDTGGAATLLGKPRSRCYPV, encoded by the coding sequence GTGGCCGACTTGGGGAAAGTGGACCTGACCACCGCGCGTCTGCTGGCCTCCGGGGACGGGTGGCGCGTGCGAGAGATTGTCTGCCGCTCTGGCCCTAAGGACCCCGTCTTCGAGGAACAGCACACGGGCGTGTCCATCTCCGCCGTGCTGTCCGGCAGCTTCACCTACCGCTCCCGGAACGGGCGGGTGCTGCTGACGCCCGGCTCGCTGCTGCTGGGGGAGCGGCATGCGTCCTTCTGCTGCGGCCACGAGCACGGCGTGGGCGACCGCTGCGTCGCCTTCCACTTCGAGCCCGAGCTCATCGAGGAGGTGGCGCGAGGACTGCCCGGCGTGAAGCGGACGGACTTCCCCGTGCACCGGCTCCCGCCGCTCCAGCGCCTCGCGCCGCTGCTCGCGGACGTCCAGGCGCTGGCCGAGCAGCCAGGCTCGCGCGGCGCGGAGGAACTCGTGCTGCGCATGGCGGGCGCGGCGCTGAGCGGTGTCCACGAGGGCAGGGCGCGTCCTGTCACGTCCCAGGACGAACGGCGCATGGGGAACGCCGTGCGGTGGATGGAGGCGCACCTGGAGGAACCCCTCTCCCTGGCGCTGCTCGCGGAGGAGGTGGGCATGGGCCGCCACCACTTCCTGCGCACCTTCCGCAAGGTGGTGGGAGAGAGCCCCTACAGCTACATCCTGGGCCGCCGCCTGACACTCGCCGCAGAACGTTTGAGGACCGGTCCAGAGCGCATCGCGGACATCGCATTCGCGTGTGGGTTCGGGGACCTGTCGGAGTTCGTCCGCCGCTTCCGCGCTCGCTTCGGCGTCACCCCCTCGGCCTACCGTGTTCGCGCACGACCCGGGTCAGATAGGACAGACACCGGGGGCGCGGCCACTCTCCTTGGAAAACCTCGTTCTCGATGCTATCCGGTCTAG
- a CDS encoding putative glycolipid-binding domain-containing protein, which translates to MAMETTTVTRELIWRRVMDDLGFEHARARRGQEGAELSGVILVAEQGAPLRAEYSVVCDEAWRTRRVSVTQTWRGERRALMLEHDGEGHWRRDGAVASELEGCTDVDLGLSPSTNALPIQRLRLQEGTTAEIRAAWVRFPALEVVPARQGYARVGPARYRYESLESGFTAMLDVDAEGLPVEYAGIWRRLAEGPAASESVTREFVDALVSPGPSSELGEAAATFGWLVGGWAGTIQDHDADGSIRQSQGEWWFHWVLEGRALQDVFIVPSRHAPAQSGPGANRRYGTTVRTFDRAERKWQITWVSPTGGAINRLAGGREGDRLILLGEHHGKPIRWSFSDIGPDRFTWRGEVQDSAGQWSLQSRFDMRRIT; encoded by the coding sequence ATGGCGATGGAAACAACAACCGTCACGCGCGAGCTCATCTGGCGACGCGTGATGGATGACCTGGGTTTCGAGCATGCACGGGCGCGGCGCGGCCAGGAGGGCGCGGAGCTGTCGGGCGTGATTCTCGTCGCGGAGCAGGGCGCACCGCTCCGAGCGGAGTACTCGGTCGTCTGTGACGAAGCGTGGCGCACGCGTCGGGTGAGCGTGACGCAGACCTGGCGCGGCGAGCGGCGGGCGCTCATGCTGGAGCATGACGGCGAGGGCCACTGGCGCAGGGACGGGGCCGTGGCCTCGGAGCTGGAGGGCTGCACGGACGTGGACCTGGGCCTGAGCCCCTCCACCAACGCCCTTCCCATCCAACGGCTGCGACTCCAGGAGGGAACCACTGCGGAGATCCGCGCGGCGTGGGTGCGGTTTCCCGCGCTGGAGGTCGTGCCCGCGCGTCAGGGGTACGCGAGAGTGGGGCCCGCGCGCTATCGCTACGAGAGCCTGGAGAGCGGCTTCACCGCGATGCTGGACGTGGACGCGGAGGGGCTGCCCGTCGAATACGCCGGCATCTGGCGCAGGCTCGCGGAAGGGCCGGCCGCGTCGGAGTCCGTGACACGGGAGTTCGTGGACGCGCTGGTGAGCCCGGGCCCTTCGAGTGAGCTGGGCGAAGCGGCGGCCACGTTCGGGTGGCTGGTCGGAGGCTGGGCCGGGACCATCCAGGACCACGACGCGGACGGAAGCATCCGCCAGAGCCAGGGCGAGTGGTGGTTCCACTGGGTGCTGGAGGGACGGGCGCTGCAGGACGTGTTCATCGTGCCGTCGAGGCACGCGCCTGCACAGTCAGGCCCCGGTGCGAACAGGCGCTACGGCACCACGGTGCGCACGTTCGACCGGGCCGAGCGGAAGTGGCAGATCACCTGGGTGAGTCCCACGGGCGGCGCCATCAACCGGCTCGCGGGAGGCCGTGAAGGAGACCGGCTCATCCTGCTGGGTGAGCACCACGGAAAGCCCATCCGCTGGAGCTTTTCCGACATCGGGCCGGACCGCTTCACCTGGCGAGGAGAGGTACAGGACAGCGCTGGCCAGTGGAGCCTCCAGTCCCGCTTCGACATGCGGCGCATCACCTGA
- a CDS encoding 4-alpha-glucanotransferase: MELLSPLPDSHRSLVTEALEALGVTRWVLSIHDPSFPGLPGEDLGRGSPYSEGAARFLAFARDLGFTGIQLGPQGQTTAHNPSPYDGTLFSRNTLNVALAPLTDPHGPWGALLSSGTLARLASDVPADGGPGARYHSACRGQALALQEAWDTFRRTREPVLVQRFEAFRVEHREWLERDALFDVLATRHHTPDDWRGWADSLAGRLFAPRPGEEAQAEARIRELLTVEAEAVAQYAFRQFLVHEQHGLLRERAGAWGLKLYGDLQIGFSPRDTWARQGLFLRDYLMGAPPSRTNPEGQPWNYPVLDPEQYVAPDGPGPVLRYLDARLGKMLSEYDGLRIDHPHGLVCPWVYRAGSADPLRAVQGGARLFSSPDLPDHPALARYALVAPEQLDRSVPRHADGWVKSLPEEQVRRYAILFDSVVRTARERGRAREDVLCEVLSTLPHELSRVMARDGLGRFRVTQKADLNNPADVYRSENVAPEDWVMVGNHDTKSLWRLVSEWQWKHALRAQADYLAWRLHPEAEGREDFARELAQDPGLLAQAKFADLFASRARSVMVFFADLLGMPDTYNAPGSVDARNWSLRIPQDWTAHYQQRLRAGAALNLPQVLAMALRAGGAEVRTRHAELLTRLDAAAALLRSGAW; this comes from the coding sequence GTGGAGCTCCTGTCACCGCTGCCCGATTCGCACCGCTCGCTCGTCACCGAAGCCCTGGAAGCGCTGGGCGTCACCCGCTGGGTCCTGAGCATCCATGACCCCAGCTTCCCGGGCCTCCCTGGAGAGGACCTGGGGCGGGGCTCGCCGTACTCCGAGGGCGCCGCGCGCTTCCTCGCCTTCGCCCGGGACCTGGGCTTCACCGGCATCCAGTTGGGGCCGCAGGGGCAGACCACCGCGCACAACCCGTCGCCTTATGACGGCACGTTGTTCTCCCGCAACACGCTGAACGTGGCGCTCGCGCCGCTCACGGATCCCCACGGGCCCTGGGGCGCGCTGCTGTCCTCCGGCACGCTGGCCCGGCTCGCCTCCGACGTGCCCGCGGACGGTGGACCGGGTGCGCGCTACCACTCCGCGTGCCGGGGACAGGCGCTGGCGCTCCAGGAGGCGTGGGACACGTTCCGCCGCACCCGGGAGCCCGTGCTCGTGCAGCGCTTCGAGGCCTTCCGCGTGGAGCACCGGGAGTGGCTGGAGCGGGATGCGCTCTTCGACGTGCTCGCCACGCGGCACCACACGCCGGATGACTGGCGCGGCTGGGCGGACTCGCTGGCGGGGCGCCTGTTCGCGCCGCGCCCGGGAGAAGAGGCACAGGCCGAGGCGCGCATCCGCGAGCTGCTCACCGTCGAAGCGGAGGCGGTGGCGCAGTACGCCTTCCGCCAGTTCCTCGTGCATGAGCAGCACGGGCTGCTGCGCGAGCGCGCGGGGGCGTGGGGGCTCAAGCTGTACGGGGACCTCCAGATTGGCTTCTCGCCCCGGGACACGTGGGCACGGCAGGGGCTGTTCCTGCGCGACTACCTGATGGGCGCGCCGCCCAGCCGCACCAACCCGGAGGGCCAGCCGTGGAACTACCCGGTGCTGGACCCGGAACAGTACGTCGCGCCGGACGGTCCCGGCCCCGTGCTGCGCTACCTGGACGCGCGGCTGGGCAAGATGCTCTCCGAGTACGACGGGCTGCGCATCGATCATCCGCACGGGCTCGTGTGCCCGTGGGTGTACCGCGCGGGTTCGGCGGATCCGCTGCGCGCGGTGCAGGGTGGGGCGCGGCTGTTCTCCTCGCCGGACCTGCCGGACCATCCGGCGCTGGCGCGCTACGCCCTCGTGGCGCCGGAGCAATTGGACCGCTCGGTGCCGCGTCACGCGGATGGGTGGGTGAAGTCGCTCCCGGAGGAGCAGGTGCGGCGGTACGCCATCCTCTTCGACTCCGTGGTGCGCACGGCGCGCGAGCGCGGCCGGGCCCGCGAGGACGTGCTGTGCGAGGTGCTGAGCACGCTGCCCCATGAGCTGTCGCGCGTGATGGCGCGGGATGGCCTGGGCCGCTTCCGCGTCACGCAGAAGGCGGACCTGAACAACCCGGCGGACGTGTACCGCAGCGAGAACGTGGCCCCCGAGGACTGGGTGATGGTGGGTAACCACGACACGAAGTCGCTCTGGCGGCTCGTGTCCGAATGGCAGTGGAAGCACGCGCTGCGCGCCCAGGCGGACTACCTCGCGTGGCGGCTGCATCCGGAAGCGGAGGGGCGCGAGGACTTCGCGCGCGAGCTGGCGCAGGACCCCGGGCTGCTCGCGCAGGCGAAGTTCGCGGACCTGTTCGCCAGCCGTGCGCGCAGCGTGATGGTGTTCTTCGCGGACCTGCTGGGCATGCCCGACACGTACAACGCGCCGGGCTCCGTGGACGCGCGCAACTGGTCGCTGCGCATCCCGCAGGACTGGACCGCGCACTATCAGCAGCGGCTGCGCGCGGGCGCCGCGCTCAACCTGCCGCAGGTCCTGGCCATGGCACTGCGCGCGGGCGGCGCCGAGGTGCGGACCCGGCACGCGGAGTTGCTGACGCGACTGGATGCCGCCGCTGCCCTCCTTCGAAGCGGGGCGTGGTGA